Genomic DNA from Bryobacter aggregatus MPL3:
GGCGAAGCGACTCACTCGCCGCTTCATTGCGGGCAATACTCTGCGGGAAGCGATTGCTGTCTGTGACCGGCTGAATACTGAAGGCATCCTGACGACTCTGGATCACTTGGGCGAGAGTGTGACGGACCCATCGGAAGCAAATCAAGCCCGTGAACATTGTATGGAAGCGTTGCGTGCCATTGCTTCCCGGTCGCTGCAATCGACCATCTCGATCAAGCTCACCCAGATGGGGCTGGATATTGACGAGAAGCTTTGTTTTGAGAACGCACGGCAATTGGTTGCCTACGCGAGTGAGATTGGAAGCCGCGTCGAGTTCGACATGGAGTCGAGCGCCTATACCGACCGCACCTTGGCGATTGTCGAGAAGCTGCATAACGAGTATGGCTGTGTGCGTGCCGTTATCCAGGCCTATCTGTTTCGAAGCGAAGCGGACATCGAGAAGCTGAACCGCGAGTTGTTACCGGTGCGCATCTGCAAGGGTGCTTATGTGGAGCCGCCAGATGTTGCTTTTGAGAAGAAGTCCGATGTGGATACGAATTATCTGAAACTGGCCCATGCGCTTCTCGAGGATGGTGCGTCGCCGGGAATCGCCACTCATGATGAGCGCATGGTGGAAGTGGCAAAACCCTTTCCGAAGGATAGCTTCGAATACCAGATGCTCTACGGGATCCGTCGCGATCTGCAGCGAAAACTGGTGCGCGAAGGTTATCGCGTTCGTGTGTACGTACCCTACGGGGATGCTTGGTACCCCTATTTCATGCGCAGGCTGGCCGAACGTCCGGCAAATGTTCTCTTCCTGGTACGGAACTTCTTCAAGAATTAATGCGTCCAACCGGGCATGAAATGGTGGTCGTTACTCGGCGCCAAGCTAGCCTTTCTGGCTGCGATTCATCTCCTGCTGATCGCCTGGATCAACTGGAGGATTCCAGATGGTGTCATTGGAATTCACCTCGGTTATAGTTTTGCGGTATTGGCGGCCGATATGTCCGTGTTTGTACTCGGCTATTTTCTGTGGCTCGACCAGAAGTAT
This window encodes:
- a CDS encoding proline dehydrogenase family protein — encoded protein: MRAAQQPLMLRSFFLSLSQNRDLRRWMEHSRLAKRLTRRFIAGNTLREAIAVCDRLNTEGILTTLDHLGESVTDPSEANQAREHCMEALRAIASRSLQSTISIKLTQMGLDIDEKLCFENARQLVAYASEIGSRVEFDMESSAYTDRTLAIVEKLHNEYGCVRAVIQAYLFRSEADIEKLNRELLPVRICKGAYVEPPDVAFEKKSDVDTNYLKLAHALLEDGASPGIATHDERMVEVAKPFPKDSFEYQMLYGIRRDLQRKLVREGYRVRVYVPYGDAWYPYFMRRLAERPANVLFLVRNFFKN